One Fusarium poae strain DAOMC 252244 chromosome 4, whole genome shotgun sequence DNA window includes the following coding sequences:
- a CDS encoding hypothetical protein (SECRETED:SignalP(1-17)~CAZy:GH17), which yields MKRFFTSAVAMAAAVAAVPVGRPLIRREPVTTITLTAASTYTQVVAPATPAPIIPTGTTTFPGTPVPVPDDPKPPKGSGSKLPCVNCSPSGSSGSGSSGGSEGSKSPGISYAPYRGDHQCKGGDEIKQDISELAGTYSLLRIYGTECDQVSKIYPCAKANGMKLFLGIWDINDVQSEAQLIIDAIGSDWDVVDTISVGNELVNNNAATPAQVLAAVDEARAILKAAGYNGPVLTVDTFVAVQEHPELCEKSEYCAINAHAFFDPHTSADGAGKWLSDTVQVVKSKLSGDKRVVVCETGWPTKGDSNGKAVPGLTQQGSALKAIREAFSEHPDDLILFSAFNDHWKKPEPATFHAEQYWGIGGKDSTSE from the exons ATGAAGCGTTTCTTCACTTCGGCGGTGGCTATGGCGGcggctgttgctgctgtcccTGTTG GCCGACCACTTATTAGACGAGAGCC GGTTACCACTATTACACTTACTGCGGCTTCTACTTACACCCAAGTTGTCGCTCCAGCCACTCCAGCACCCATTATCCCAACTGGAACGACGACCTTTCCAGGAACACCTGTGCCTGTACCCGATGACCCGAAACCACCCAAGGGTAGCGGATCCAAACTTCCATGTGTCAATTGCAGCCCAAGCGGTTCTTCTGGCTCGGGCAGCTCCGGAGGCTCAGAAGGCTCTAAATCCCCAGGCATTTCCTACGCTCCGTATCGTGGTGATCACCAGTGTAAGGGCGGAGATGAGATCAAGCAGGATATTTCTGAACTTGCGGGCACCTACTCCCTCCTCCGTATTTACGGAACCGAGTGTGACCAAGTTTCCAAGATCTACCCATGTGCCAAGGCCAACGGCATGAAGCTGTTCCTCGGTATTTGGGACATCAACGACGTCCAAAGCGAAGCACAGTTGATCATTGACGCTATCGGTAGCGACTGGGACGTCGTAGACACCATCAGCGTCGGAAACGAACTTGTCAACAACAACGCTGCCACTCCTGCACAGGTCCTCGCCGCGGTCGACGAAGCTCGTGCGATCCTCAAAGCCGCTGGATACAACGGCCCTGTACTGACTGTCGATACTTTTGTGGCTGTTCAGGAGCACCCGGAACTTTGCGAAAAGAGCGAGTACTGTGCAATCAACGCCCATGCCTTCTTTGACCCTCACACATCTGCTGATGGTGCTGGTAAGTGGCTCTCCGACACCGTCCAAGTCGTCAAGTCGAAGCTATCCGGCGACAAGCGTGTTGTGGTTTGTGAAACTGGCTGGCCTACAAAGGGTGATAGTAATGGTAAAGCTGTTCCTGGATTGACTCAACAGGGATCAGCTCTCAAGGCTATCAGAGAAGCATTCTCCGAGCACCCTGATGACCTCATTCTTTTCTCTGCTTTCAACGACCACTGGAAGAAGCCAGAACCTGCAACCTTCCACGCTGAACAGTATTGGGGCATCGGCGGCAAGGATTCGACTTCTGAGTAG
- a CDS encoding hypothetical protein (BUSCO:16159at5125), producing the protein MELDTLQAKLGDIIEQASVYFHKVPGSAVFLRYIKSSYQNDPVRSAIEAVLLLFFVRYLLSPSYSTHKQNYVKLREDEIEELIDDWQPEPLVEEQTAFEATETERLPVLVGPTGPKSKLANGRTVTNLASYNFYNFNGNDQIKEKAIQVLRTYGVGPCGPPQFYGTQDVHMKTETDIAAYLGTEGCIVYAQAFSTISSVIPSFCKRGDVIIADRNVNFSIRKGLEQSRSTIRWFEHNDMDDLQDVMKAVAKEQANAKKLTRRFVVTEGLFELSGDSIDLPRLVELKEKYKFRVILDETWSFGVLGRTGRGITEAQNVDPQQVDMIIGSLAGPLCAGGGFCAGPKDVVEHQRITSSAYTFSAALPAMLAVTASETLNLLQSNPDILSQSRDNIKAMKAQLDPRSDWIYCPSDPENPIMLLVLKPEVVAARKLELEDQERILCDCVEETLANGVLITRTKTRPYSHAVKPKDGAWFAQPALRICVTSALSKKDIEKAGVTIRHAITKVMTRKTSTKTV; encoded by the exons ATGGAACTCGATACCCTTCAAGCCAAACTGGGCGACATCATTGAGCAAGCCTCGGTGTACTTCCACAAGGTGCCTGGCTCTGCTGTGTTCCTTCGCTACATCAAGTCGAGTTATCAGAATGACCCCGTGCGATCCGCCATTGAGGCCGTGCTGCTACTCTTCTTTGTCCGCTATCTCCTGTCACCATCCTACTCGACGCATAAGCAGAACTACGTCAAGCTAAGGGAGGAC GAAATCGAAGAGCTGATTGATGATTGGCAACCTGAGCCTCTTGTCGAGGAGCAGACCGCTTTCGAAGCCACCGAAACTGAACGCCTTCCCGTCCTTGTTGG TCCAACCGGTCCTAAATCGAAGCTAGCTAATGGCCGAACTGTCACCAACCTCGCGTCGTACAACTTCTACAACTTCAATGGCAATGACCAAATCAAGGAAAAGGCGATTCAGGTCCTACGCACCTACGGTGTTGGCCCCTGTGGCCCTCCCCAGTTCTACGGCACTCAGGACGTTCATATGAAGACCGAAACTGATATCGCCGCGTACCTGGGCACTGAGGGTTGTATTGTCTACGCCCAGGCTTTTAGCACCATCTCCAGTGTTATCCCCTCTTTTTGCAAGCGTGGCgatgtcatcatcgctgATCGAAACGTCAACTTCTCCATTCGTAAAGGTCTTGAGCAATCACGAAGCACCATCCGCTGGTTTGAACACAATGATATGGACGATCTACAAGACGTTATGAAAGCTGTTGCTAAGGAGCAGGCCAACGCCAAAAAGCTTACTCGACGTTTCGTTGTGACTGAGGGTCTTTTTGAGCTTTCAGGTGATTCTATCGATCTGCCCCGCCTAGTtgagctcaaggagaagTACAAGTTCCGCGTTATTCTGGATGAGACTTGGTCTTTTGGCGTTCTTGGCCGCACTGGCCGTGGTATAACTGAGGCGCAGAACGTGGATCCTCAACAGGTTGACATGATCATTGGTTCTCTTGCTGGACCCCTCTGTGCCGGCGGTGGTTTCTGCGCCGGTCCCAAAGATGTCGTTGAGCACCAGCGTATTACCTCTTCCGCCTACACCTTCTCCGCCGCTCTCCCCGCCATGTTGGCCGTCACTGCCAGCGAGACACTCAACTTGCTTCAGTCTAACCCCGACATCCTGTCCCAGTCACGGGATAATATCAAGGCTATGAAGGCGCAACTCGATCCCCGTAGCGACTGGATCTACTGCCCTAGCGACCCCGAGAACCCTATCATGCTTCTTGTCCTCAAGCCTGAAGTTGTCGCTGCACGAAAGCTGGAACTGGAAGACCAGGAGCGAATTTTGTGTGACTGTGTTGAAGAG ACACTTGCCAATGGCGTTTTGATCACGAGGACAAAGACCAGACCGTATTCCCACGCTGTCAAACCTAAAGATGGCGCCTGGTTCGCTCAGCCTGCTCTGCGAATTTGCGTTACGTCGGCGCTGTCAAAGAAGGATATCGAGAAGGCTGGTGTTACCATTCGACATGCCATCACCAAGGTTATGACCCGCAAGACGAGTACCAAAACAGTTTAA